A genomic segment from Aegilops tauschii subsp. strangulata cultivar AL8/78 chromosome 1, Aet v6.0, whole genome shotgun sequence encodes:
- the LOC109769306 gene encoding uncharacterized protein — translation MVVLHVKSSTSSSSPSPSPSEVEEEMEFLYECAATAAVADVAAALAGTAGLQARVLSLCRRLRERCPSGELERALSEAEAYASKVQVRHNKFVSPHALREHIKNIEKTAANALPDTSEALCPQHPKSDEKRDSIQLWWAGKELAMHKKLSDYIGVNDKTKIVIRLSLPTSL, via the exons ATGGTGGTGCTGCACGTGAAatcgtcgacctcctcctcgTCCCCGTCCCCATCCCCATCGGAGgtagaggaggagatggagttcCTGTACGAgtgcgccgccaccgccgccgtcgcgGACGTGGCGGCCGCGCTCGCGGGCACCGCCGGGCTCCAGGCCCGCGTCCTCTCCCTCTGCCGCCGCCTCCGAG AGAGGTGCCCGAGCGGCGAGCTGGAGAGGGCTCTGTCGGAGGCCGAAGCCTACGCCTCCAAG GTACAAGTACGTCATAACAAATTCGTGTCCCCTCATGCTCTAAGGGAACATATCAAGAATATTGAAAAGACAGCTGCTAATGCTCTACCAGACACTTCGGAGGCCTTGTGTCCGCAACATCCAAAATCAG ATGAAAAGCGTGACAGCATACAACTTTGGTGGGCTGGAAAAGAGCTAGCTATGCATAAGAAGCTATCTGACTATATTGGTGTTAATGACAAAACAAAG ATTGTCATCAGGCTAAGCCTCCCAACGAGCCTTTAG
- the LOC141040928 gene encoding uncharacterized protein, whose translation MPTQQLTTFQLLPPAHAHGDWRQYQYHHHHHHQDQQQQLACGGGGGGLWDPASVLDRRASPAAHPTLSSPSPLPAGVAALAKNVSAAPPAQAWPLPPGPGANDDDAKDDWVHHLPPLDMAGWGDPHAAAMQEPHPPPSSQDSTFLRWIIGGGDDEDDDSGGGARGGGDGGGRGGRGRGRRGGRGATPWGGFCKKMPRQQLTGGPCRSDTLSIRVYTRFRPFCNV comes from the coding sequence ATGCCCACGCAGCAGCTCACGACATTCCAGCTGCTCCCGCCCGCTCACGCGCACGGCGACTGGCGACAGTACCAgtaccaccaccaccaccaccaccaggaccagcagcagcagctcgcctgcggcggcggaggaggaggcctgTGGGACCCCGCGTCGGTGCTCGACCGCCGGGCCAGCCCCGCCGCGCATCCCACGCTGTCTTCCCCCTCGCCCCTGCCCGCCGGCGTGGCGGCCCTTGCCAAGAACGTCTCCGCGGCCCCGCCGGCGCAGGCATGGCCGCTCCCGCCGGGCCCCGGGGCGAACGACGACGACGCCAAGGACGACTGGGTCCACCACCTGCCGCCCCTCGACATGGCCGGCTGGGGCGACCCGCACGCCGCCGCGATGCAGGAGCCGCACCCGCCGCCCTCCTCGCAGGACAGCACCTTCCTCCGCTGGATCATCGGCGGCGgggacgacgaggacgacgactcCGGGGGTGGAGCGCGCGGGGGTGGAGATGGAGGcgggcgcggagggagagggcgagggcggcgaggcgggcgcGGAGCGACACCGTGGGGGGGTTTCTGCAAAAAAATGCCACGTCAGCAGCTGACAGGCGGGCCCTGCCGGTCAGATACACTGTCAATACGCGTTTATACGCGATTTAGACCTTTTTGTAACGTCTAG
- the LOC109769297 gene encoding probable membrane-associated kinase regulator 3, with protein MARAPTMVIQDDYIDMDLSPSSPKCALLEFEFQSAGGGGAGVSRRREEAAYASPADELFYRGKLLPLHLPPRLQLVQKLLQEQQVNVPEIKPAAAEAAPPSVSAEVEDGGDGKVGAKRYSWSKRLKLMKRWTSREYIKSLFLAKAGDLGIVNGGCGRERAGLLDQGELCSHRRSFSGIIRRVRLVVATKAAATPGTSPLCSSSASSSSSSTPSCGNGERFFLRPRAATMPVLKRSSSAGSEEGAIQGAIAHCKRSHQQLLQQGRKSASGVVFYSVANTPRISTSAVAAAAANESSQERQEMCRG; from the coding sequence ATGGCGAGGGCCCCGACCATGGTCATCCAGGACGACTACATCGACATGGACCTCTCCCCCTCCTCGCCCAAATGCGCGCTCCTCGAGTTCGAGTTCCAGAGCGCTGGTGGCGGAGGTGCTGGTGTGTCCAGGCGCAGGGAGGAGGCTGCCTACGCGTCGCCTGCGGACGAGCTGTTCTACAGGGGCAAGCTCCTGCCGCTCCACCTGCCGCCACGGCTGCAGCTCGTGCAGAAGCTGCTGCAGGAGCAGCAGGTGAACGTGCCGGAGATcaagccggcggcggcggaggcggcgccgCCTAGTGTGAGCGCggaggtggaggacggcggcgacggcAAGGTGGGCGCCAAGAGGTATTCTTGGTCCAAGAGGCTGAAGCTGATGAAGCGGTGGACGTCGAGGGAGTACATCAAGTCCCTCTTCCTCGCCAAGGCAGGGGACCTCGGCATCGTCAATGGCGGCTGCGGGAGGGAGCGAGCGGGCCTGCTGGACCAAGGCGAGCTCTGCAGCCACCGCAGGTCATTCTCCGGCATCATCCGGCGGGTGCGCCTGGTGGTGGCgacgaaggcggcggcgacgccggGGACCTCGCCGCTCTGCTCCTcgtccgcctcgtcctcctcctcgtcgacgCCGTCCTGCGGCAACGGGGAGAGGTTCTTCCTCCGGCCGAGGGCGGCGACGATGCCGGTGCTGAAGCGGAGCAGCAGCGCCGGGTCGGAGGAGGGGGCCATCCAGGGCGCCATTGCCCACTGCAAGCGGTCTCACCAGCAGCTGCTGCAGCAGGGGAGGAAGAGCGCCAGCGGCGTGGTGTTCTACTCCGTGGCCAACACCCCCAGGATCTCCacctccgccgtcgccgccgccgccgccaacgaGTCCTCGCAAGAGAGGCAGGAGATGTGCAGGGGATGA